In the genome of Phycisphaerales bacterium, one region contains:
- a CDS encoding DegT/DnrJ/EryC1/StrS family aminotransferase: MAAPGNAVSPDVTPTPVPPLNLAAQFTELRAEILAELTAVAESGYYILGPKVTAFESALASYCGTQHALGVSSGTDALLVALMALGVGPGDEVIVPTFTFFCTAGTVHRLGGRPVFCDIDPETYNLDVRQAETLITPRTEVLMPVHLYGQLADMPALLAVAQRHDLPIIEDAAQAIGATDPSGRQAGSFGTFGALSFYPTKNLGALGDAGALTTNDAELHETARKLRIHGSGHTYYHDMVGGNFRIDALQAALLTIKLRRLDAWTEARRTRAARYNALLAEAGLVPEYVQPPVERFGRHVYHQYVLRCERRDELAAFLKQRQVGHGVYYPLPLHLQKCFAEYGHREGEFPHAERAAAEVLALPMYPELTETQQQTVVDAIRAFYRG, translated from the coding sequence ATGGCTGCCCCCGGAAATGCGGTCTCTCCCGACGTGACCCCGACCCCCGTTCCCCCGCTCAACCTCGCCGCGCAGTTCACCGAGCTGCGGGCGGAGATTCTCGCCGAGCTCACCGCCGTTGCGGAGTCGGGCTACTACATCCTCGGTCCGAAGGTGACCGCATTTGAGTCGGCCCTCGCCTCCTACTGCGGCACGCAGCACGCCCTGGGGGTGTCTTCCGGTACCGACGCGCTGCTCGTCGCGCTGATGGCCCTCGGCGTCGGCCCCGGGGACGAGGTCATCGTCCCGACGTTCACCTTCTTCTGCACCGCCGGCACGGTCCACCGCCTCGGCGGGCGACCGGTCTTCTGCGACATCGACCCGGAAACCTACAACCTCGACGTCCGCCAGGCCGAAACGCTCATCACGCCCCGGACCGAGGTGCTGATGCCGGTGCATCTCTACGGCCAGCTTGCCGACATGCCCGCGCTGCTCGCGGTCGCGCAGCGGCACGACCTGCCGATCATCGAGGATGCCGCCCAGGCGATCGGCGCCACCGACCCGTCCGGCCGGCAGGCGGGCTCCTTCGGCACTTTCGGGGCGCTGAGTTTCTATCCCACCAAGAACCTCGGGGCCCTCGGTGATGCCGGCGCCTTGACGACCAACGACGCCGAACTGCACGAGACGGCCCGCAAGCTGCGCATCCACGGCAGCGGCCACACTTACTATCACGACATGGTCGGCGGCAACTTCCGCATCGATGCGCTGCAGGCCGCCCTGCTCACGATCAAGCTGCGCCGCCTCGATGCGTGGACCGAAGCCCGCCGGACCCGGGCCGCCCGCTACAACGCGCTGCTCGCCGAGGCGGGACTTGTGCCGGAATACGTCCAGCCGCCGGTCGAGCGCTTCGGCCGCCACGTTTACCATCAGTATGTGCTACGGTGCGAGCGTCGCGACGAACTCGCCGCGTTCCTGAAGCAGCGGCAAGTCGGCCACGGGGTGTATTACCCGCTGCCGCTGCACCTGCAGAAGTGCTTCGCGGAGTACGGCCACCGGGAGGGTGAGTTCCCGCATGCGGAGCGGGCCGCGGCGGAAGTGTTGGCGCTGCCGATGTACCCGGAGCTGACGGAGACCCAGCAGCAGACCGTGGTGGACGCGATCCGCGCTTTCTATCGCGGGTGA
- a CDS encoding NAD(P)-dependent oxidoreductase, whose amino-acid sequence MRVALTGATGFLGRYLLRELVAGGHTCRAWYRPASDRSGLDDLPAGQVEWVPGDLADPAAGAALVPGCDAVVHSALQWLRSNGQRGDDDVLHFVERNVLGTLRLIEAARAAGVPRFIFISTCAVHERILADRPLDEAHPLWPTGHYGAHKAALEKFVHSYGFGQGYDICSLRPTGIYGLAHPVEQSRWFDLVRSVVRGERVVCERGGKEVHAADVARAVSILLTATGIAGEAYNCYDRYVSAFEVAQLANELSGGRATLEGRQTHPQHQIDTGKLRALGVTFGGTDRLRATVAELVAVARR is encoded by the coding sequence ATGCGCGTGGCGTTGACCGGGGCAACGGGATTTCTCGGTCGCTACCTCCTGCGTGAGTTGGTCGCGGGTGGGCATACCTGCCGGGCCTGGTATCGGCCGGCGAGCGACCGCAGCGGGTTGGACGACCTACCGGCCGGGCAGGTGGAGTGGGTTCCCGGCGACTTGGCGGATCCGGCCGCCGGTGCCGCACTGGTGCCGGGTTGCGATGCCGTCGTGCATAGTGCGCTGCAATGGTTGCGGTCGAACGGGCAGCGGGGCGACGACGACGTGCTGCATTTCGTCGAGCGGAACGTACTCGGCACGCTGCGACTGATCGAAGCCGCGCGGGCTGCCGGTGTGCCCCGGTTCATCTTCATTTCCACGTGCGCGGTGCATGAGCGGATTCTCGCCGATCGGCCACTGGATGAAGCCCACCCGCTCTGGCCAACCGGGCATTATGGTGCCCACAAGGCGGCGCTCGAAAAATTCGTGCACAGCTATGGGTTCGGACAGGGCTACGACATCTGTTCGCTCCGCCCCACGGGTATCTATGGCCTGGCCCACCCGGTCGAACAGAGCCGCTGGTTCGACCTAGTGCGTAGCGTGGTGCGCGGCGAGCGTGTGGTGTGCGAGCGCGGCGGGAAGGAAGTGCATGCCGCCGATGTGGCGCGGGCGGTCAGCATCCTGCTGACGGCCACGGGGATCGCCGGTGAGGCCTACAACTGCTACGACCGCTACGTCAGCGCGTTCGAAGTGGCGCAGCTTGCGAACGAACTGTCCGGCGGGCGCGCCACGCTCGAGGGTCGCCAGACGCATCCGCAACATCAGATCGATACCGGCAAACTGCGCGCACTCGGAGTAACCTTCGGGGGGACGGACCGGCTGCGCGCGACAGTTGCGGAATTGGTGGCGGTCGCGCGGCGCTAG
- the dcm gene encoding DNA (cytosine-5-)-methyltransferase — protein sequence MSGRVGHRKRLVCVTAGNLRQNHLNLTGHADFFPADCYGAATKNGKRGKLLRLDVDGLAAPVLTDIPTDAKTGKPRRFFRERAWAREFFAKHGIKPGDTVAIERIGSHRFRITPCDTKQARDCPATFRFDAEPEGDGPCVIELFAGCGGMALGFKDAGYRTVLANEWDRDACDSLRANITDRVLNCAIQEIEKFPKADVVAGGPPCQGFSNLGERVPNDPRNQLWRHYFRCVEQARPKVFVLENVPPLLKSAEFVEMKRLAESLGYKVEGRVLNAADYGVPQTRKRAIVIGSRIGEPSFPTPTHVDPLKRNLLNQHLPRWRTVRDAIGHLPIEPTGFNWHIGRNPTAKSLARYRSIPTGGNRWNLPLDLMPDCWKRKTEGGTDLFGRLWWDRPSVTIRTEFYKPEKGRYLHPVAHRPITHLEAALLQSFPDTFKFCGTKINVGVQIGNAVPPVLGRSIAEHVAEMLSILPSQSAFQCIAGAAR from the coding sequence ATGAGCGGACGCGTCGGACATAGAAAGCGGCTGGTGTGTGTGACCGCCGGAAATCTCCGGCAGAACCACCTGAACCTGACCGGCCATGCCGACTTCTTTCCGGCGGACTGCTACGGCGCGGCCACGAAGAACGGCAAGCGCGGCAAGCTGCTCCGGCTCGACGTGGACGGACTCGCCGCGCCCGTGCTGACGGATATCCCGACGGACGCCAAGACCGGCAAGCCGCGCCGCTTCTTCCGTGAGCGCGCGTGGGCGCGCGAGTTTTTCGCCAAACACGGCATCAAGCCGGGTGACACGGTGGCGATCGAGCGGATCGGTTCGCACCGCTTCCGGATCACGCCCTGCGACACGAAGCAAGCCCGCGACTGTCCGGCGACGTTCCGGTTCGACGCGGAACCCGAGGGCGACGGGCCGTGCGTGATCGAACTCTTCGCTGGGTGCGGCGGCATGGCCCTCGGGTTCAAGGATGCTGGGTACCGAACCGTGCTGGCTAATGAATGGGACCGCGACGCCTGCGACAGCTTGCGAGCGAACATTACGGATCGTGTGCTCAACTGCGCGATTCAGGAGATCGAGAAGTTTCCGAAGGCCGATGTGGTCGCCGGTGGCCCACCATGCCAGGGATTTAGCAATCTCGGGGAGCGGGTGCCGAACGATCCCCGCAACCAACTTTGGCGGCACTACTTCAGATGCGTTGAACAGGCTCGGCCAAAGGTATTCGTGCTGGAGAATGTTCCCCCGCTACTCAAATCCGCCGAGTTCGTTGAGATGAAGCGGCTTGCAGAGTCGCTGGGCTACAAAGTGGAAGGTCGCGTGTTGAACGCAGCCGACTACGGCGTGCCGCAGACCCGCAAGCGTGCCATCGTCATCGGCTCGCGGATAGGCGAGCCCTCGTTCCCGACACCCACGCACGTTGACCCCCTCAAACGGAATCTCCTGAATCAGCACCTGCCCCGCTGGCGCACCGTCCGCGATGCCATCGGACATCTGCCCATCGAGCCGACGGGCTTCAACTGGCACATCGGACGCAATCCCACAGCCAAATCTCTGGCCCGCTATCGCAGCATCCCGACGGGCGGGAACCGTTGGAATCTTCCGCTCGACTTGATGCCCGACTGCTGGAAGCGCAAGACCGAAGGCGGAACGGACTTGTTCGGCCGGCTGTGGTGGGATCGTCCGTCGGTCACGATCCGCACCGAGTTCTATAAGCCCGAGAAGGGCCGCTACCTTCATCCCGTCGCCCACCGACCCATTACCCACCTGGAAGCGGCGTTGTTGCAGTCGTTCCCGGACACTTTCAAGTTTTGCGGGACCAAGATCAACGTCGGCGTGCAGATCGGCAACGCGGTCCCGCCTGTGCTCGGACGCTCAATCGCGGAGCATGTCGCCGAAATGCTCAGCATTCTGCCCAGCCAGTCGGCTTTTCAGTGCATCGCGGGAGCGGCTCGATGA
- the thiD gene encoding bifunctional hydroxymethylpyrimidine kinase/phosphomethylpyrimidine kinase, producing MQTVALTIAGSDPSGGAGLQADLKTFHRHGVYGQSVVTLLTVQNTRAVAAVQLLSPDFVLQQLDAVLTDIPPGAAKTGALGSAALIAAIADRAAEFTFPLVVDPVMVSKHGDPLLPPDAVAVLRERLLPLATVVTPNRFEAAALAEMEVTDLASMERAAAAIGARGPRAVLVKGGDLAGAAVDVLWCDGTLQHFTLPRVPTVHTHGTGCAYSAAITARLALGMTLPKAVAAAKVFVTAAIQSAPGLGRGRGPINLLVEP from the coding sequence ATGCAGACGGTGGCGCTCACGATCGCCGGCTCCGATCCTTCGGGTGGGGCGGGCCTCCAGGCAGATCTGAAGACCTTTCATCGGCATGGGGTCTACGGCCAGTCGGTCGTCACGCTGCTCACGGTGCAGAACACCCGTGCGGTTGCTGCGGTGCAGTTGCTGTCCCCGGATTTCGTCCTGCAGCAGCTCGACGCTGTGCTCACGGACATTCCACCGGGCGCCGCGAAGACCGGAGCGCTCGGCAGCGCTGCGCTCATCGCGGCCATTGCGGACCGCGCTGCGGAGTTCACGTTCCCGCTGGTGGTCGATCCGGTCATGGTTAGCAAGCACGGCGATCCGCTGCTGCCGCCGGATGCGGTGGCGGTGTTGCGAGAGCGCCTGCTTCCGCTCGCTACCGTCGTGACGCCGAACCGTTTCGAGGCGGCCGCGCTGGCGGAGATGGAGGTGACCGACCTCGCGAGCATGGAGCGCGCTGCGGCGGCCATCGGGGCCCGCGGGCCGCGGGCCGTACTCGTGAAAGGCGGCGATCTGGCGGGAGCCGCGGTGGACGTGCTGTGGTGCGATGGGACCCTCCAGCACTTTACCCTGCCGCGCGTACCGACTGTCCACACGCACGGCACGGGTTGCGCCTACTCGGCGGCCATCACCGCCCGCCTGGCCCTCGGGATGACGTTGCCGAAAGCCGTGGCCGCGGCCAAGGTGTTCGTCACCGCGGCGATCCAGTCCGCGCCGGGGCTGGGCCGGGGGCGCGGACCGATCAACCTGCTCGTAGAACCTTGA
- the murD gene encoding UDP-N-acetylmuramoyl-L-alanine--D-glutamate ligase → MSDDWNGKRVTVMGLGRFGGGVGVARWLAAQGARVTVTDKAPAAALAESVAALDGRGVTLRLGEHVAEDFAAVDLVVVNPAVPDTSEFVQCAHAAGVSVTTEINLFVERCRARCIGITGSVGKSTVTAMTGHILGVACAAEEPAARPGRRVWVGGNIGCSLLDMLPEIATDDLVVLELSSFQLQRTPLVRWSPHIALLTNITPNHLDWHGTFAAYVAAKLNILRYQDPARDAIIMADEPVLRGMIDQLFGDVSGVWRYGLDGDRPRAIQQSTAAVDCDDRRIAWPNLELAVPGRHNRLNAAAALTVAYALGVPGDVAVAALRTFAALPHRLQRVAEVEGVAWYDDSKSTTPEAALTALAAFERPVLVILGGYDKGSDLGPLAIEVARRARFAACIGKTGAGLAVAIARAGGVAEDCGTLAVAVAACRARAQVGDVVLLSPACASWDQFEDYRARGLAFANLALAGADVPQ, encoded by the coding sequence ATGAGCGACGACTGGAACGGCAAGCGTGTCACCGTGATGGGGCTTGGACGCTTCGGCGGTGGCGTTGGCGTCGCCCGTTGGCTGGCAGCACAGGGGGCGCGTGTGACGGTCACCGACAAGGCCCCGGCAGCAGCACTCGCCGAGTCCGTCGCCGCCCTCGACGGCCGCGGCGTGACCTTGCGTCTGGGTGAACACGTTGCTGAGGATTTCGCGGCCGTCGACCTGGTGGTTGTCAATCCCGCCGTACCGGACACCTCCGAATTCGTGCAGTGCGCTCACGCGGCCGGCGTAAGTGTGACGACCGAGATCAACCTCTTCGTCGAGCGCTGCCGCGCCCGTTGTATCGGGATCACCGGCAGCGTCGGCAAGTCCACGGTCACGGCGATGACCGGCCACATTCTCGGAGTCGCGTGCGCCGCCGAAGAACCCGCGGCACGACCGGGGCGGCGGGTCTGGGTAGGGGGCAATATCGGGTGTTCGCTGCTGGATATGCTGCCGGAGATCGCCACGGATGACCTCGTCGTGCTGGAGCTCTCCAGTTTCCAGCTCCAGCGCACGCCGCTCGTGCGTTGGAGCCCGCACATCGCGTTGCTGACCAACATCACACCGAATCACCTGGACTGGCACGGGACGTTCGCGGCCTATGTGGCGGCCAAGCTGAACATCCTGCGATACCAGGATCCGGCGCGGGACGCGATCATCATGGCCGACGAACCGGTTCTGCGGGGCATGATCGACCAGCTCTTCGGCGACGTCTCGGGTGTGTGGCGCTACGGCCTGGATGGCGATCGGCCGCGCGCCATCCAGCAATCCACCGCCGCCGTTGATTGCGACGACCGGCGCATCGCCTGGCCGAACCTCGAGCTGGCCGTTCCTGGCCGGCACAACCGGCTCAACGCGGCCGCGGCGCTGACCGTCGCATACGCATTGGGAGTGCCGGGCGATGTAGCGGTGGCGGCCCTGCGGACATTCGCGGCGCTACCGCACCGCTTGCAGAGAGTGGCGGAGGTCGAGGGGGTGGCGTGGTACGACGACTCGAAATCGACTACGCCGGAGGCCGCGCTGACGGCGCTCGCCGCGTTCGAGCGGCCGGTGCTGGTCATCCTCGGCGGCTATGACAAAGGCAGCGATCTGGGGCCATTGGCGATTGAGGTCGCGCGCCGGGCGCGCTTCGCCGCCTGCATCGGCAAGACCGGTGCGGGGCTGGCGGTGGCGATCGCGCGGGCCGGCGGTGTCGCTGAGGATTGTGGTACGCTGGCGGTGGCGGTGGCGGCCTGTCGGGCGCGGGCCCAAGTGGGCGACGTGGTCCTCTTGTCGCCGGCCTGCGCATCGTGGGACCAGTTTGAAGACTATCGCGCGCGGGGTTTGGCGTTCGCGAATTTGGCGCTGGCGGGTGCGGATGTGCCGCAGTGA
- a CDS encoding HNH endonuclease, which produces MKKSRKRQGARAKLKAFFEANVGVVLTAKQLRDAAGADVSEWARRVRELRDEFGMQILTHNDREDLKPSEYLLETLALRPVISRAIGDKLRRLILERNGYTCQVCGAGAGEESGCEPGKRCRLQIDHVIPISQGGTDEEHNLRAVCKGYNKDKANLIVPTSRDAISAMALIRRQPRNVQLEVYKFLTKKFGPKPGGK; this is translated from the coding sequence ATGAAGAAGAGCCGCAAGAGACAGGGTGCGCGTGCAAAGCTCAAGGCTTTCTTTGAAGCCAATGTGGGCGTAGTCCTAACTGCCAAACAATTGCGGGATGCCGCTGGCGCTGATGTGAGCGAGTGGGCGCGCCGGGTCCGCGAGCTGCGCGACGAATTCGGCATGCAGATTCTCACACACAACGACCGTGAGGATTTAAAGCCAAGTGAGTACTTGCTGGAGACGCTTGCCCTTCGACCGGTTATCTCCCGAGCCATCGGGGACAAATTGCGCCGACTAATCCTCGAACGGAACGGCTACACCTGCCAAGTATGCGGCGCAGGTGCGGGCGAGGAATCCGGCTGCGAACCGGGCAAGAGGTGCCGCTTGCAAATCGACCACGTGATTCCGATCAGTCAGGGCGGAACGGATGAGGAACACAATCTCCGGGCCGTGTGTAAGGGGTATAACAAGGACAAAGCGAATCTGATAGTGCCCACGTCGCGCGACGCGATCAGCGCGATGGCGCTTATCCGCCGTCAGCCCCGCAACGTGCAATTGGAGGTCTACAAGTTCCTCACCAAGAAGTTCGGCCCCAAGCCCGGCGGGAAGTGA
- a CDS encoding tryptophan synthase subunit alpha, with translation MNRLDQAFAQFRAAGRRGLLPYITAGYPDCETTVEILARLDPAVCVAAEVGIPFSDPIADGPVIQTSFSRALAGGFRCDDLLAALRVGRGRIAVPVLAMVSYSIVYRRGPARFVRDAVAAGLDGLIVPDLAVEEAAELSDLCAASDCGLVLLVAPTTEPRRRAAIAALSRPFLYYQALAGVTGERSALPADLAAHVAELRGSTGKPICIGFGISTADHVAQVCEVADGAIVGSALVRRMNALVSAGAAGAAVAEAVAAGVEELARGLPAPRA, from the coding sequence ATGAACCGACTCGATCAGGCCTTTGCCCAGTTCCGCGCCGCCGGCCGCCGCGGTTTGCTGCCCTATATCACCGCCGGGTACCCGGACTGCGAGACGACCGTCGAGATCCTGGCGCGGCTCGATCCGGCGGTCTGCGTCGCGGCCGAGGTGGGCATCCCGTTTTCCGACCCGATCGCCGATGGCCCGGTGATTCAGACCTCCTTCTCACGGGCCCTCGCGGGCGGCTTCCGCTGCGACGACCTGCTCGCGGCCCTGCGGGTCGGACGCGGCCGCATCGCGGTCCCCGTCCTGGCGATGGTGAGCTACTCGATCGTCTACCGCCGCGGCCCCGCCCGCTTTGTGCGCGACGCGGTGGCCGCCGGCCTGGACGGTCTGATCGTGCCCGACCTCGCCGTCGAGGAAGCGGCCGAGCTTTCCGACCTATGTGCTGCGTCCGATTGCGGGCTGGTGCTGCTGGTGGCGCCGACGACCGAACCGCGGCGTCGGGCGGCGATCGCGGCGCTGTCCCGGCCGTTCCTGTATTACCAAGCGCTCGCCGGCGTGACCGGGGAGCGGTCCGCACTGCCGGCCGACCTGGCCGCGCACGTCGCGGAACTGCGCGGCAGCACGGGCAAGCCGATCTGCATCGGGTTCGGCATCAGCACGGCGGACCACGTGGCCCAGGTCTGCGAGGTCGCCGACGGGGCGATCGTTGGCAGCGCGCTGGTGCGGCGGATGAACGCGCTCGTGTCGGCCGGTGCGGCGGGGGCAGCCGTGGCGGAGGCCGTCGCCGCCGGCGTGGAGGAGCTGGCACGCGGGTTGCCGGCGCCGCGGGCGTGA
- the argF gene encoding ornithine carbamoyltransferase, which translates to MAVKLHGRHLLSMKDLTGEEITAVLDRAAALKADRAAAHAAAPLRGQTLGMLFQKPSLRTRVSFETGMTRLGGHAIYLSPVDFKIGERETVEDIALVLSRYVDILMARVFGHDIVVGLARHATIPVINGLSDFEHPCQVLADLLTIRERKGRLAGLRANYIGDGNNMAHSLLYGAAGVGMHMTITAPAGFEPDARVVAEATELGRTTGAEIRVVHEPARGARDADVVFTDVWASMGQEAEAATRKEKFRGFQVNADLLRYARPDAVVLHCLPAHYGDEIDYATSRTPNSAIFDQAENRMHAQNGLLVLLAGR; encoded by the coding sequence ATGGCCGTGAAACTGCACGGGCGTCACCTGCTCTCGATGAAGGATCTCACCGGGGAGGAGATTACCGCGGTGCTCGATCGGGCCGCGGCGCTCAAGGCGGACCGCGCGGCCGCACACGCCGCCGCCCCGCTCCGCGGTCAGACGCTCGGCATGCTGTTCCAGAAGCCCTCGCTGCGCACGCGGGTGAGCTTCGAGACCGGTATGACGCGGCTGGGGGGCCACGCGATCTACCTCTCACCCGTGGACTTCAAGATCGGCGAACGCGAGACGGTTGAGGATATCGCACTCGTGCTGTCACGGTACGTGGACATCCTGATGGCGCGGGTCTTCGGGCACGACATTGTCGTGGGGTTAGCGCGGCATGCGACCATTCCGGTGATCAACGGGCTGAGCGATTTCGAGCATCCGTGCCAGGTGCTGGCCGATCTGCTGACGATACGCGAGCGGAAGGGGCGTCTCGCCGGGCTGCGGGCAAACTACATCGGGGACGGCAACAACATGGCGCATTCACTGCTCTACGGGGCGGCGGGCGTTGGCATGCACATGACCATCACCGCGCCCGCCGGCTTCGAGCCCGACGCGCGCGTTGTGGCTGAGGCCACGGAGCTCGGGCGCACGACAGGGGCCGAGATCCGCGTCGTACACGAGCCGGCGCGCGGCGCGCGCGACGCTGACGTTGTTTTCACCGACGTGTGGGCGTCGATGGGTCAGGAAGCCGAGGCCGCGACGCGCAAAGAGAAGTTCCGCGGCTTCCAGGTCAACGCGGACCTGCTGCGCTACGCTCGCCCGGATGCCGTAGTCCTGCACTGTCTGCCGGCGCACTACGGCGACGAGATCGACTACGCGACCTCGCGCACGCCGAATTCGGCCATCTTCGACCAGGCCGAGAACCGGATGCATGCGCAAAACGGCCTCCTGGTGTTGCTGGCGGGCCGCTAG
- the vsr gene encoding DNA mismatch endonuclease Vsr → MADTLSPAQRRRCMAAIRSKDTKPELIVRSTAHRLGFRFRLHAPDLPGKPDLVFRSRRAVIFVHGCYWHMHGCKRGRSTPTTNVVFWKEKRSKSRERDQQTIAALRRDGWRVLIVWECELRNSVRNRLIERLSQFLTIAAPLPRSLASSIEGRRTPTRSRPPRRVSSR, encoded by the coding sequence GTGGCCGATACCCTCTCGCCCGCGCAGCGCCGCCGGTGCATGGCAGCGATACGCAGCAAGGACACCAAGCCGGAGTTGATCGTTCGCAGCACCGCGCACCGCTTGGGATTCCGCTTTCGGCTCCACGCTCCTGACCTGCCGGGCAAACCCGACCTGGTGTTTCGCTCGCGTCGCGCAGTGATTTTCGTTCACGGCTGCTACTGGCACATGCACGGCTGTAAGCGAGGTCGCAGCACGCCGACCACCAACGTCGTGTTTTGGAAAGAGAAGCGAAGTAAGAGCCGCGAGCGTGACCAGCAAACGATCGCCGCTCTGCGTCGTGACGGCTGGCGGGTGCTTATCGTATGGGAGTGCGAACTAAGAAACTCCGTGAGAAACCGGCTTATCGAGCGGCTGTCACAGTTTCTAACAATCGCCGCGCCTCTTCCACGCTCTTTGGCTTCCAGTATCGAAGGTCGCCGTACTCCGACTCGTAGCCGTCCACCCCGTCGAGTAAGTTCTCGATAA
- the mutY gene encoding A/G-specific adenine glycosylase → MRTTRPDLATPAARSAFRRALLAWYRRSRRILPWRATCDPYAVWVSEIMLQQTRVETVVPYYERFLAVFPDVYRLAAADEQHVLERWAGLGYYRRARLLHRAARQIVAERDGVLPSRAADWQALPGIGRYTAGAIASITTGEVVPAVDGNVQRVLARLLRITAPVNHPATEARLWDHAAALVAPRTPGDFNQALMELGARVCTPRGPHCGDCPVRRWCAATISGVSDALPVKTGRTRVRPVRAAAAAIRGRAGLLLVQRPAEGLLAGLWTLPTVELADGADAVTMLSAGLATQLGCCVPVSGAVGVVTHQFTHRHLTLEVYAARWPVGGRLARARVPARWVDPAAPDGPLATVDRKILALVCAQESLTTTTERVV, encoded by the coding sequence ATGCGCACCACACGACCGGATCTTGCGACACCGGCGGCCCGCAGCGCCTTTCGCCGCGCGCTGCTTGCGTGGTATCGGCGGAGTCGCCGCATACTGCCTTGGCGGGCGACGTGTGATCCCTATGCCGTGTGGGTCTCGGAAATCATGCTCCAGCAGACCCGTGTAGAGACCGTCGTTCCCTATTACGAGCGCTTTCTTGCTGTGTTCCCGGATGTGTACCGGCTCGCGGCTGCGGATGAGCAGCACGTGCTCGAGCGCTGGGCAGGGCTTGGGTATTATCGCCGGGCGCGCCTCCTCCACCGGGCCGCGCGCCAGATTGTCGCGGAGCGGGACGGTGTGCTGCCGTCCCGTGCTGCGGATTGGCAGGCGCTGCCGGGGATCGGGCGTTACACCGCGGGCGCGATCGCGAGCATCACCACTGGTGAAGTCGTGCCGGCAGTCGATGGGAACGTGCAACGGGTGCTGGCGCGCCTGCTGCGAATCACGGCACCCGTGAACCACCCGGCCACTGAGGCGCGCCTGTGGGACCATGCCGCCGCGCTTGTCGCGCCGCGCACCCCCGGAGATTTCAACCAGGCGCTCATGGAGCTGGGCGCGCGGGTCTGCACACCGCGTGGCCCCCACTGTGGGGACTGCCCGGTGCGGCGCTGGTGTGCGGCCACAATTTCCGGAGTGTCGGATGCGCTGCCGGTGAAGACCGGGCGGACACGCGTGCGCCCGGTCCGCGCGGCCGCGGCTGCAATCCGGGGGCGGGCGGGGCTGCTGCTGGTACAGCGGCCGGCGGAAGGGTTGCTGGCCGGGCTATGGACCCTGCCGACCGTGGAACTGGCGGATGGCGCGGATGCGGTCACGATGTTGAGCGCGGGCCTGGCGACGCAGTTGGGGTGTTGTGTGCCCGTCAGTGGCGCGGTCGGGGTCGTGACCCACCAATTCACGCATCGCCACCTTACATTAGAGGTCTATGCCGCGCGCTGGCCGGTTGGCGGGCGCCTCGCGCGGGCCCGCGTGCCGGCCCGTTGGGTTGATCCGGCCGCACCGGACGGACCGCTCGCCACGGTGGATCGGAAGATCTTGGCGCTGGTGTGCGCGCAGGAATCCCTCACCACGACTACCGAGCGGGTCGTGTAG
- a CDS encoding Rdx family protein, with protein MAAELKDVYGVDAELIAGAGGIFDVRVNGKLVFSKHEVGRFPEHAEVLDAVQPFAPPG; from the coding sequence TTGGCGGCCGAGCTGAAGGATGTCTACGGTGTGGACGCGGAGTTGATCGCGGGCGCCGGCGGCATCTTCGACGTTAGGGTGAACGGCAAGCTGGTGTTCAGCAAGCACGAAGTCGGGCGTTTTCCGGAGCATGCGGAAGTGCTGGATGCCGTGCAGCCGTTCGCACCCCCCGGGTAG